From Alloacidobacterium dinghuense:
CAGAGCCTTGAGCAGTCAGCTTCTTGGGCCGCAGCTTCTCAAATCGCGACCAGACCACGCGTCATGCCGATGGTGACGGCTTCCGTGCGGCTGGCTGCGCCGAGTTTCGCCAGGATGGAACTGACGTGAAACTTCGCTGTGTGTTCAGAAATATCAAGCCTCGCGGCGATCTCTTTATTTCCCAAGCCAAGTGCCATCAAGCGCAATACTATTGTCTCTCGTGCCGTCAGATGGTTGGCAAGCCTACCTGCTAGCCCGATTCCCTCCGCCGTGTTTGAGGCGGCATATGCTTCTCTCGTTTGTACGAGCGGCTCCAATGTAACTGCCAGGCCCGCCACCGTAGCCTGGATTGCGGCGAGCAGTTGATCCGATGTCACGTCGAGAGGAAGGACGGAACGAATATGCAAGGCTGCGGCGCGCTTCTTGAGAACGGCGTGGATTCGGCCGCTCAGCAGAACAGTCGGCGTTGAGGAGAACACCTCTATCAGATCGCTGTCGTTCTGGCCTGCAAACGTTGCGACATCTTCCGCGATGATCACGATTGCATCCGGATCATCGTTCAATGCGCGATAGACAAGAGTCGAAACCGGTGCAATCGCGAGCATCTCGACTCCTATCGTGGATCGAAGAAAGGTGATCGAATGCGTCCGCACACTTGCATCAACGCATGGCAATACTCGCAAGGGGTTGGAACGGGCGATCACGCCTACCTCTGTTCTCGGTGGCTTGCCATGAGCGTTGAATCAGCCGCGATCAGCGACACTCAAAGTCAGATCCACTCTTGCACCTCCGCGGGAGACAGTCAGGGAGATAGTGTCTCCGATGCGCGAGGCACGAAGCCGATGCAGGATTTCGCGCAAGCCAGGAACAGGCCCTCCATTGAATGAGACGATTACGTCTCCTACCATCACACCCGCCAGGGCAGCAGGCGCCTTCGGTTCAACATGCGTTACCAGAAGCGTTTCATCTACCCCGTTAGGAAAAAGCCCCTGCGCCGGCTCGGGGATGGGAATCGGCTGCATGGCAAGACCAAGAAATGGACGAGGCACATGACCCAGTTCCAGGATGGCTTTAACAACGCGGTTGATGGTCTGAGCCGGAATGGTGATAACGGCCTGGCTGGCCAATGCCGGACTATTGATGCCCAGCACCTGTCGCTGTTCGTTGACCAGTGCGCTGCCTGCCTGACCCACGTACAGCCGGATATCCGGACGGATGAGACGGTCGATCGCTCCTCCCCGCCAGCTTCGCCATGCGCTTCCGGTTCGGGCAATAATTCCACAACTCGCAGAGATATCTCCCAACCGGGAACGTCCGATCGACAGCACTACTTCTCCGGCGCGCGTGACGAGATCGTTCGTACTTGAAACCGGCGTCAACTTATCCGAGTCGATGCCAAGCACGGCGAGATCAGTTGTTATATCGCTCCCGATCCAACGTGCGCTGAGCGATTCTTCTGCGAGAAGGATCTTGAGGTTCTCGCGAAAGCGAAGGGCGTGATGCGTCGTTACGATCACGCCCGGCCGCCAAACCACGCCGCTCGAAGTCGATCTTCCTCCTCCGTCAATCGCGACGATGCTGCTCTCAAGTTCCGTGATTGCGTCCGCAAAAGCACTCGACAGTTGAGTCCATACTGACTTTTCCGTTCCATTTGTCACGACATTCCCCTGCGAAGTTATCGTGACACGTCCGCATGCCGCGCACATCCGCCAGTTGACTAGGGCACAGCCGAATCGTTCAGGGGTCGCAAGGGATGAGATCGGTTCGCAGGCAGATAGGAAATCGAACACTTTTTTCCCCTGAAAACACACTCGAGGGCAGCCCTTTCGTGTGCCGTTTGACCGAGTTTTGAACCTGGGGTACAAACCATGCTTCGGTGCGCATGTTGCACCAAGGAAGGAGGTTTTTTATGTCTCAGCTTGCGAGTGCGGCAGCTGATCGAGAAACGTCACAGCAGGAGGATCCGTCCGGTCCGCCGGCCGCCAACCGCCATCGCCTGCCGGACGAGCGGGCGGGCATCACACACCACTTCTCTATCGCTGGTCACGAGGGGTATTTGACTGTAGGCCTTTATCCCAACGGGCAGCCGGGTGAAATCTTCATCCGGATGGCAAAGGAGGGCTCGACGATCGCGGGATTGATGGAGTGCTTCGGCACTGTCGTCTCCGTAAGCCTGCAGCATGGGGTACCTCTCAGGGTTCTTTTGACAAACTCTCGCATACGCGGTTTGAACCATCGGGCTGGACGGGGAATCAAGAACTGGGCTATGTCAAGTCGATCATGGATTATGTTGTCCCCGCATTTATGTGATGTTCGGGCGGGCTTGGTGCATAAAGGGCGAAGCGCAGCCGAACGTCACATAAGTTGGTTAGAGTTGAGCCAGGAACTGCAGCAGATCCGGATTATCCCGCCAGCGCCGTCTCCGGGACGATACGCCTTCGCACATGCCAAGCGCCCTCGCTTTCATCTGCAGATCGCTTTCCGCGTAGATGTTCGTCGTATCGATTGAGGCGTGACCGAGCCAAGCCCGGATGGTGTTGATGTCAACTCCTGCCCGCAACAGATGGGTGGCCGTGGTGTGGCGAATCGTGTGCGGCCCGATTCGTTTATTCCGTAAGCCGGGATGATTGTCCCTCGCCTTCCTGGCGCAGCGGGTAACGACATTGTGTACGCCGAATCGGGTCATGGCGCGTGCAGAGCGGCCAAGAAACACCCGCTCCTCTTCGCCACGCCCTCGGATCAACTCCTTGAGAACCGCTGCGGTAGACGCCCAAAGCGGACACAAGCGAACTTTGTTCCCCTTCCCGTGCAGTTGCGCAAATGACTGGGACTTCTCCTGGCGTCCCCGCAACCGCAGGTCGGATTTACTGCGATCACCATGGCAGTTGGTCCCGTTCTAGGCGGGTGGCTCGTTGAGCATGCTTCCTGGCGCTGGGTCTTTTTCATTAACTTTCCGCTTGCAGCGGCTGTGATCGCTATTTCGATGTGGCGAATCCCGGAAACCAACAGCACGGCCGCACGTCGAGTCGATTGGGCTGGAGCACTCCTGGCAACCGTTGGACTGGGCGGCGTTGTCTTTGGCTTTATCGAGTCAACCGACCTTGGATGGGGAAATCCTTTAGTCTTCGGCACTTTAATCGTCGCCTTTGGCTGTCTCATTGGATTCGCCGCGCTCGAAATCGGCACTGCTTTTCCAATGGTGCCGCTCGTTCTTTTTAAGAATCCGAGCTTTAGTGGCGCAAACCTGCTCACTTTGTTCCTGTACGCAGCCCTCGGAATTTTCTTCTTCTTGTTTCCGCTAAACCTGATCCAGATTCAGAAATACTCCTCAACTTCAGCCGGCGCAGCGATCCTGCCGCTCATTCTCCTAGTCTTTCTTCTTTCGCGTTGGTCTGGCGGACTTGTCGCTCGCTACGGCGCAAGAAGGCCATTGATCGTCGGCCCCCTCATTGTTGCGCTTGGCTTCGTCCTCTTTGCCATACCCGCCATCGCGCATAGCTACTGGTTGATGTTTTTTCCCCCGGTGGTCATTCTCGGATTCGGGATGGCGGTCACCGTGGCACCTCTCACCACTGTAGTGATGAATTCAGCGGACCAGGAGCACGTCGGCACAGCATCTGGAATCAACAATGCAATCGCTCGTGTGGCCGGTATTCTTGCCATCGCAATCCTCGGGCTTGTGATCGTCTATGCCTTTCGCATACGGCTCAATCACGCGTTGGATCACCTCGCTCTACCGCCAGCGATACTGCACGATCTTCGCGCTCATGAGTCCAGGCTCGCCGCCCTGGAGGCACCCGCCAATCTCGATCCGAATATAAGAGCCGCCATCAACAATTCGATTCGGCAAGCGTTCGTATTCGGATTCCGCCTGGTAATGTTGTTCTGCGCCGGCCTATCGTTAGGAAGTGCCGCAGTTGCCTGGCTTATGCTTCCGAGAGCTTTTATGACCCGGCGGGTTTACTGACTCTGAGAAATCATGCAACCGTTCTCAATCGGAGGCGAGACTCAAACTATCTTCCAGGTTCGAGCAATTGCGGCGTTTCAGGGTCTCATAGATCGGTTCACTGTCCAGCAGCATCGTTATCAACATCGTCGTCAGCGAACCCGCAAGGAGCGGGAGCGTGATGTCGCCACGTCGTGTCATCTCTACCGCCAGTACAATGCCGGTGAGCGGCGCGCGCACGCAGGCGGTAAATAGTGTGGCCATGCCGACCACAGCACAAGCGAAAGGTGATCTGCAGTGCGGGCAGGAAGTGGTTCAGCACCTCGCCAAAAAGCGCGCCGAGAGTGGCTCCCACCACCAACATCGGTGCCTCGGCCTGGTATCGACGACCTTGTTAGGACCAGGATGCTACGGTTGAATTGAACGGGTGGCCAAGCGATCGCGGAATCCACCGGTGGTCACCCTCTCTCGCATAGGCTCTCATCCCATCCGGCCCAGGCCGAGCGCATCTTCGACGCATTTTTCACCACCAAGTAGGTTGGCACCGGCATGGATTGGTGATAGCTGTTCGATTATCGAGTCTCAAGGTGGCCGTTTGTGGTTCACTCCTAGTGCCGGGAGAGGGGTTACGGTCAAATTCACTCTGCCGGTTGAAGTATAGAAATCGATTTCGGCAGTCCGAAACTGAAAATGGAAAAAGGGGACAAAATGGCTGATCGGAGCGGATATTCAATATCGATTCAGAAACCTTGGATCCCTGAATGGGCACTGCGATTAAAGCGAGGTTCGCTCCCCAAGAGCCTCCGTAATACGGAGAATTAGCTATACCTTCGCATGATGTTTGGGCTCATTTTAATTGGCTCGTTTTGTTTCTTACCGTCGGGACACGGCTGGGCAGCTGACGAATCAGTCGCAAGAACCGTCGTTCAGGAGGCGAGTATTGATCGCCGACAGATTCGCATGCCCATGATCGACGGCACGGATATTCGCTTCGCTCGCTTCTATACCGTTGAAGGCCCCTCCAAATCAAATACAGGGCCCTTCGCGCAAGATAACCAGGGATTTATTTGGTTCGGCACGCCCTACGGCCTTAACCGATTCGATGGCTACACCTTCAAGGTGTTCGTTCACGACCCCGCAAATCCCAAGAGTATTAGTAGTTCGTACGTCCATGCCTTGTTTACGGACCGCAGTGGGACGCTCTGGGTAGGATGCGATCAGTATTTGAACAGATTCGATAGCGAGAATGAAACCTTTACTCGCTATCCTGTTCCGCACGTGAATCACATTAGCCAGGACAGCCACGGCTTCCTGTGGCTCTCCGCACCAACCGGTTTGTACGCGCTGAGTCCCGCAAACGGCCGTATCCAACGGTATTCCCATGATCCTGCCAATCCGGCCAGCCTTGAAAGCAACGACATCAAATCCAGCGGTGAAGACAGAGAGGGCAGATTCTGGGTCGGCACAAGCGAAGGGCTTGATTTGTTCGATCGAAGTTCCGGAAAGGTCACACTGCATATACCCGTTTACGAGGCTTCCCTATTTCTCTCGTTCTATGAGGATCGGTTTGGGGTGTTTTGGATCTACCACGTTTCTGGAAATCCATTGGTGTTTGATCGGAAGACAAACACTCTGACTCAGTTTTCCTTCGAACAAGAGCCTTCACAAGGCGCGAAATTGACAGGTATTACCGGAATGCTGGAAGACCAGAATGGTGACCTGTGGCTGGCGACCAATGGTGCTGGTCTCCTCAAGTTTGACCGAGGGCATCGACGATTTATTCGTTATCGCCATAGCCTCGGTGATCCCGAGAGCCTGGCTCAAGACAGTGTTCGCAGTATTTTTCAGGACCGCGAGGGGATCATCTGGGCGAGCCTGGGCGGTTTTGGACTGACACGCTTTACGACCAAAAGACTTCCATTCAAACGCTATCGTCACGACTTTGGCAATCCTGCCGATCGAGATGAACCATTCGTAGGTGCTATCCTCGAGGACTCTCAGGGAATCCTGTGGATCGGCACCCATGATGCGCTTCATCGTATCGACAGAAAGAAACAGCAATACAAGGATTTTCACCTTACTGGCCCTGGGAAGGGCACCGATGCCATCACGATCTGTCAAGATCGCTCAGGCTACCTTTGGGTGGGCACCTATGGTCATGGACTATTTCAATTTGACCCCCGAACTAGCCGTTATAAAAATTTCAAACACGACCCTGCAAACCCTCAGACCCTGAGCAATGATATAGTTCCTCGCGTTTTTGTGGACCATACCGGAACGCTCTGGGCAGCTACGAGCGATGGGCTGGATCGTTTCGACTCCGCCGCGAACTCCTTCACAACTTATAGGGTTAGGCCGCAAGCCGAGCACACCTATTACCTGGACATTGCGGAAGATCGTGAAGGAAGACTCTGGCTGGGAACGGAATCTTCTGGGCTCTTGCGGTTCGATCCAGCCACCGGCGAATTCATGGTCTTTCAACGTGACATCGACCGTCCCGGAACATTGAGTAGTAACCGAGTAAATTCGGTGCACTTTGATCATTCGGGCACTATGTGGGTCGGCACTCAGGAAGGACTGGATCGATTCGACCGCGGTACAGGTAGATTTAGCACCCTTTCACAGCGCGACGGCTTGCCCGGCAATGATGTGGCCTGTGTTCTCGAAGATGATCTCGGTGACCTTTGGATGAGCACCGATAACGGAGTGGCGCAGTTCAGTCAGCGAACGCGTTCGGTGCAGAACTATTCCACCGCGGACGGGCTTCCTGGCCCGGATCTAACCGGATGGGGAACATGCTTAAAAAGTAAAACGGGTGAAATGTTCTTTGGCGGATTCAGCGGAGCGACCGCATTCTACCCGAAGGACGTGAGAGATCGCCAATATATCCCTCCTATCTCTCTGACGGACTTCAGGCTCTTCGGCGGTGAAGTAGAGCCTGGCACCAAGTCGCCACTTCACAAATCGATCAACCATACTAACGCAATAACACTTTCACATGAGCAGAACATATTTTCGGTTGGCTTCTCGGCTTTGAGCTACCTGAACCCAACAACGAATCGGTATCGTTACATGCTGGAGGGTCTTGATCGAAGTTGGAATGAAGTTGGAAGCGATCGGCGGTTCGCAACTTATACGACGTTGCCAGCAGGGAAATACACATTTCGCGTTGAGGGTGCTACGAGCCGAGGCCTCTGGGATGAGCCGGGAGCAATTCTCCATATCGAGATTCTGCCAGCGTGGTGGAACACTGAGTGGTTTCGAATTGTGTGCCTTGCCGCCCTGCTTCTGCTCGTAACCGCGATTTATATCCACCGAAGACATTTGAGGGAAGAGGAAAACGAACGAATCGAGAGGCTACGTCAAGCGCAGACGGACCTTGCCCGCGCCAGCAGAGTTATCACTATGGGCGAATTAGCCGCGTCTCTGGCGCACGAAATCAAACAGCCGATTGGAGCGGCCGTCACAAATGCGGAAACGTGCGTACGATTAATCGATCGCGATCAGCCCGATCTGCCGGAGGCGCGCGAAGCTGCCCTGGAGATGGCCAGAGACGCTCGGCGTGCAGCCGACATCATCGAGCATGTTCGTTCCGTGTACCGAAAGGACTCTTCATACGAGGAGATAGTTGACGTAAACGAAGTCATCCGAGAGATGGCCGTGATGCTCCAGAAAGAGGCGAATCGGCATTCGGTTACGATCCGTGCCGATCTCACCGAAGGGCTCCCTAATGTGATGGCCGATCGTGTGCAGCTACAGCAGGCATTGATGAATCTCATGGGCAATGGGATTGAGGCGATGGGGGACACAACCGGTGAGCTCAGCATCAAGTCACAGTTGGGAGAAGACGGTCAAGTGCTGATCTCGGTCAGCGATACCGGTGTGGGGCTGCCCACTGGAAAAGCTGACCAGATCTTTAACGCGTTCTTTACCACCAAGCCACAAGGCACCGGTATGGGACTGGCGATTACTCGTTCCATTGTCGAGTCGCATGGCGGCCGTATCTGGGCCACCGCGAACTTCGGACCCGGGGCAACGTTTCATTTCACGCTGCCCATCAGAGAGGCAGTCTGCAGATGACGTCTGCCGATTCACCTATTGCGATGATCGTCGACGCCCATATCCATGTGTGTGTGTCGCAATCCAGCGTTTATTAAAGGTAGTAGTTTTGCATTTCGAGCCGGACGGAGTTAGGGGGTCAGATCAGGAGTGTACTCCCTGCTTAAGATGTGGACCGCAGTACCGGTCGTTCCGACACACGTGCCATCCACGAGCTTGGTTAACAATCTTCAAACCTAATTCCTTTCGTTCATCGCCAAGCCCGGCGGATAGTGCTCGATTTCGCACATGTCTTGCGACGCACGATATGTCGTGAGATAGACGGCGTCACGATGGGGCGGATAACGAAATATCGTGAGCTGCCTTGAGCGATTCTGACATCCCTCGAGTAAAGCCTATTTGTTCTAAACAGATTAACGATAGGCAGCCAATCAGATTCTTTGGCAAGGCGTGTGCACTCTTCAAAGTCAGTTGCTGAGACATCAACATGCTCAATGCGGTGCAACAACAAAATCTGAGCAACGAGAGTACCCGGTGGACAAAGCACCTCTGATCGGATTCACAGGCGTCATCGTAACCGCGATGAGCACGCAGTTGAATGCGCAGCACTGTCAAGGAAAAATCATAATATTGAAAGGCTCGAGGAGCCATGGATCGGCGTGACAGAGACCAAGGAGGAATTCAAATGAAAAGCGATCCCGATGATGAACCCGGTATTTATCTCTTCTACGCGCTCATCATGTTCGTGGCCTTATTGCTGTAGGTGTGATTGCGGCCGGAATTATGGTCCACGTCACGCTCTATGGGGACAGGAGATGATAAAGTGAACCGCCGTACCATCCGCTTTCTCTTTCTGTTGATCGCCGCATTGTGTCCGGCAGTTACCAGAAGTGCTCAGTCTTTCGGACATAGCCTGCAGCCGACAGCTCTTTACGGCAGAGCTGCGGATGGAAATGGCGCAGCACGGAAGGTAGCCTTCGTTCTGAGCGGCTCTGGTGAACGGTGGCCACTTAGCGTCCACGACGACGGGGTGATTGGCATCGGCTCTTGGCTTTTGCCAGGACGCATTCTCGAGAATCAATTGCAAATGCCCACCCGACTTGAACATTTCGCCGTCGGCGCACTTGTCGCCGCCGGTCTGACGCTCCTTGGGTTCGTCTATTGGAAGCGGCGAGCCCTACGCCGCCGGATCTGGTCATCGCGGATTTCGCCCCAGGAACTTCACGACATGATGAGTAACGGACACAATCCCCTGATCATTGACCTGCGAACTCCGCTTGATATGCTCGCCGATCCTCGGATGATTCCGGGAGCCATTCGCCTCACCCAGGAAGAAATATCCACGGCAGCTTCCACCTTGCCGCACGATTGCGATCTTGTCCTCTACTGCACCTGCCCCAACCAGGAATCGAGCATTGATGTTGCTCTCAAGCTCCGGAACACGGGTCTTACGCGCATACGCCTTCTGTCGGGGGGCTTCCAGGCCTGGAAACAGCTCGGCTTCAAACTCCAGGATGCAAGCGACAAGATTCACTGGCGTCTCTCGTCGGCTTTCAAACACTTTTGAGCGATCTTGCGGCGATGCTTTAGAGCTCAATCACTAAATTCACTGTGACATTTGGCATGAGCTTTGCACCGTCATGAGTCAAGGGCACGGGGATTTCAAATGGAGATTGCAACTATGACTCACACTCAATCTTTCTCGCTTCTGCCGCGAAATGGTCATTCTGCGTATATGTAGTCAGTTGTTGATTGCTGTCGGAATGTGGTTTTAGAATCGCCTCAAAAGGCATCGTCGTCCCTCGTGCTCGGTGTGGACCAATCAAAGCCAATAAGCGCGGTGATGCCCGTGAGGGATCGTCATGCAACTTTCGGGGTATTCCCTCGAGCGTCTTCGTGATGACGGAGAATTCATTCTGTACCGAGCCCATGCGGGGCAACCAGAGCTTCCTCCTGTTCTGTTGCTGGCTCCGGCTTCAACTCGGCCCAGCTCGGAGACACTCAAGAAGATTGATCACGAATACTCTTTAAGGAGCGAACTGGACTCAGCTTGGGCAGTGCGTCCCTTAGCCCTTTCGGAGCGAGACGGGCAGACAAAGCTCGTATTTGAAGATCCTGGCGGCGAAACCCTCGATGGAATCCTTTCGGGGCCGATGGAGATGAGGCAGTTCTTAGGCTTCGCGGTCGGTCTCGCAACAGCTCTTGGCGGTTTGCACGAACGGAAATTGATCCACAAGGATATAAAGCCCACCAATATTCTGGTTAACTCTACGACCGGTCAGGTCTGGCTCACGGGCCTTGGGATCGCTTCCCGCCTTCGGCGCGAGCACCAGGCCCCCGAACCTCCCGAGTTCATCGCCGGAACACTGCCTTACATGGCTCCGGAACAAACCGGGCGGATGAATCGCTCGATCGACTCGCGAAGCGACCTCTATGCCCTCGGAGTCACGCTTTACGAGATGCTGACCGGAAAGCTGCCCTTCACAGCTTCCGATCCGATTGAATGGGTACACTGCCACATCGCAAGGTATCCGGTGCCACCTCATGAACGAGCAGAGGGTGTGCCGGCCTGTGTCTCTGCGATCATCATGAAACTGCTGGCCAAAACTCCCGAGGAACGCTACCAGACTGCGTCCGGGGTGGAGAGTGATCTTCGGCGCTGCCTCGCCGATTGGGAAGCGCACGGCGATATCACGGATTTCACACCCGGCCAGCTCGACGTCCCAGATCGTCCACTAATCCCTGAGAAATTGTACGGGCGAGCACGCGAGATTGAGACCCTGCTTACTGCGTTTGATCGTGTAGTAGCCGGCGGCAGACCGGAGTTGGTACTGGTTTCCGGCTATTCCGGAATCGGCAAATCCGCCGTCGTCAATGAGCTTCACAAACCGCTGGTTCCTCCTCGTGGCCTTTTTGCATCGGGCAAATTCGACCAGTATAAGCGGGATATCCCCTATGCCACGCTCGCGCAGGCCTTTCAGAGTCTTATCCGCCCACTACTTAACAGGAGCGAAGATGAGTTAGGCAGGTGGCGCAACGTCCTTCGTGAGGCGCTCGATCCGAACGCGCAGTTGATCGTCGGGCTGGTCCCGGAACTAAAGGCCATCATTGGAGAACAGCCAGTGGTGCCCGAACTTCCGCAGCAGGACGCCCAGCGCCGGTTCCATCTCGTAATCCGGAGATTTATCAAGGTATTCGCGCGGCCGGAACATCCGTTAGCCCTGTTTCTCGACGATTTGCAATGGCTCGACACTGCGACGTTGGACCTGATGGAGGACCTGCTGGTGCAGCCGGATGTGAAACACTTGCTTTTGATCGGCGCTTATCGGGACAACGAGGTGGACGCCACACATCCGTTGATGCGCAAGTTACAATGCATCCGCCGGGCGGGAGCGTTACTAGATGACATCGTCCTGGCGCCTCTAGCTCGTGAAGACCTGAAGCAGTTGATTGCGGATTCTCTCCATTGTGAACCGTGGCATGTTGGCCCGCTCGTGGAGCTGGTTCATGACAAGACAACAGGCAATCCATTTTTTGCCATCCAGTTCATTTCTGCGCTCTTTGAAGAGGGCTTGCTGACTTTTGATCCTCGCGAACGACGATGGTCTTGGGATCTGAATTGGATTCACGCCAAGGGGTACACCGATAATGTGGTGGACCTCATGGCCCGAAAGTTAACCCGCCTGGTTCCCGAGACCCAGAACGCATTGAAGCAGCTCGCCTGCTTGGGTAACAGTGCGGAATTCACGATGCTACGCGTAGTCTACCGAGACTCCATGGAGCAAATGCATGCTCAACTTCTGGAAGCGGTCAGAGCGGGCTTTATCATGCGCTCGAAAGTCTCCTATCGCTTCCTTCACGATCGCGTTCAAGAGGCAGCGTATTCTCTGATCCCGCAAGAATTGCGCGCAGAGGCGCATCTTCGAATCGGCACGTTGATGGCATCACACACGCCTCCAGAAGAGCTTGAAGAACGAATCTTCGAAATCGTCAACCAACTCAACCGCGGCTCTCACCTGATCACGTCGCGTGCGGAGCGTGAACGCATTGCAGAATTGAACCTCATTGCGGGTAGGCGCGCAAAAATCTCAACCGCGTACGACTCCGCGCTTAAGTACCTTCACACCGCAAGAGGGTTGTTGACAGACGAAACATGGGACGTTAACTACGATCTTGTCTTCTCGATCGAATATCTCCTGGCCGAGTGCGAATTATTGACCACGGATATGGCTGCTGCGGAAAGTAGGCTGTCCATGTTGGCCGAGGAGGCAAAAAACGCCCATGATATCGCCCTCGTCACGCGATTGCGCCTGACGCTCTATACAACCATGGACCGCAGCTATCGCGCCGCGGAGGTCTTTCTTGAATACTGGAGAGTTCGCGGCACGGATTGGTCCGCGCACCCTACTGAGGAGGAAGTACAACGAGAGTACGACCAGATCTGGTTCTTGCTGGGAAACCGTCAGATCGAGGATCTCGTTGAGTTGCCTTTGATAACCGATCAAGAAGTGCTCGATGTTCTCGATGTTTTCACTGAAATCGTGACACCTGCGTTGTTCATTGACGCCAAATTTCTTGCTCTCGTGATTTGTCGGATGGTCACCCTTAGTCTGGAGCATGGCAACTGCGATGGATCGTGTTA
This genomic window contains:
- a CDS encoding two-component regulator propeller domain-containing protein is translated as MPMIDGTDIRFARFYTVEGPSKSNTGPFAQDNQGFIWFGTPYGLNRFDGYTFKVFVHDPANPKSISSSYVHALFTDRSGTLWVGCDQYLNRFDSENETFTRYPVPHVNHISQDSHGFLWLSAPTGLYALSPANGRIQRYSHDPANPASLESNDIKSSGEDREGRFWVGTSEGLDLFDRSSGKVTLHIPVYEASLFLSFYEDRFGVFWIYHVSGNPLVFDRKTNTLTQFSFEQEPSQGAKLTGITGMLEDQNGDLWLATNGAGLLKFDRGHRRFIRYRHSLGDPESLAQDSVRSIFQDREGIIWASLGGFGLTRFTTKRLPFKRYRHDFGNPADRDEPFVGAILEDSQGILWIGTHDALHRIDRKKQQYKDFHLTGPGKGTDAITICQDRSGYLWVGTYGHGLFQFDPRTSRYKNFKHDPANPQTLSNDIVPRVFVDHTGTLWAATSDGLDRFDSAANSFTTYRVRPQAEHTYYLDIAEDREGRLWLGTESSGLLRFDPATGEFMVFQRDIDRPGTLSSNRVNSVHFDHSGTMWVGTQEGLDRFDRGTGRFSTLSQRDGLPGNDVACVLEDDLGDLWMSTDNGVAQFSQRTRSVQNYSTADGLPGPDLTGWGTCLKSKTGEMFFGGFSGATAFYPKDVRDRQYIPPISLTDFRLFGGEVEPGTKSPLHKSINHTNAITLSHEQNIFSVGFSALSYLNPTTNRYRYMLEGLDRSWNEVGSDRRFATYTTLPAGKYTFRVEGATSRGLWDEPGAILHIEILPAWWNTEWFRIVCLAALLLLVTAIYIHRRHLREEENERIERLRQAQTDLARASRVITMGELAASLAHEIKQPIGAAVTNAETCVRLIDRDQPDLPEAREAALEMARDARRAADIIEHVRSVYRKDSSYEEIVDVNEVIREMAVMLQKEANRHSVTIRADLTEGLPNVMADRVQLQQALMNLMGNGIEAMGDTTGELSIKSQLGEDGQVLISVSDTGVGLPTGKADQIFNAFFTTKPQGTGMGLAITRSIVESHGGRIWATANFGPGATFHFTLPIREAVCR
- a CDS encoding S1C family serine protease → MTNGTEKSVWTQLSSAFADAITELESSIVAIDGGGRSTSSGVVWRPGVIVTTHHALRFRENLKILLAEESLSARWIGSDITTDLAVLGIDSDKLTPVSSTNDLVTRAGEVVLSIGRSRLGDISASCGIIARTGSAWRSWRGGAIDRLIRPDIRLYVGQAGSALVNEQRQVLGINSPALASQAVITIPAQTINRVVKAILELGHVPRPFLGLAMQPIPIPEPAQGLFPNGVDETLLVTHVEPKAPAALAGVMVGDVIVSFNGGPVPGLREILHRLRASRIGDTISLTVSRGGARVDLTLSVADRG
- a CDS encoding tyrosine-type recombinase/integrase — translated: MRGRQEKSQSFAQLHGKGNKVRLCPLWASTAAVLKELIRGRGEEERVFLGRSARAMTRFGVHNVVTRCARKARDNHPGLRNKRIGPHTIRHTTATHLLRAGVDINTIRAWLGHASIDTTNIYAESDLQMKARALGMCEGVSSRRRRWRDNPDLLQFLAQL
- a CDS encoding rhodanese-like domain-containing protein, whose translation is MNRRTIRFLFLLIAALCPAVTRSAQSFGHSLQPTALYGRAADGNGAARKVAFVLSGSGERWPLSVHDDGVIGIGSWLLPGRILENQLQMPTRLEHFAVGALVAAGLTLLGFVYWKRRALRRRIWSSRISPQELHDMMSNGHNPLIIDLRTPLDMLADPRMIPGAIRLTQEEISTAASTLPHDCDLVLYCTCPNQESSIDVALKLRNTGLTRIRLLSGGFQAWKQLGFKLQDASDKIHWRLSSAFKHF
- a CDS encoding response regulator transcription factor, encoding MLAIAPVSTLVYRALNDDPDAIVIIAEDVATFAGQNDSDLIEVFSSTPTVLLSGRIHAVLKKRAAALHIRSVLPLDVTSDQLLAAIQATVAGLAVTLEPLVQTREAYAASNTAEGIGLAGRLANHLTARETIVLRLMALGLGNKEIAARLDISEHTAKFHVSSILAKLGAASRTEAVTIGMTRGLVAI
- a CDS encoding MFS transporter encodes the protein MTMAVGPVLGGWLVEHASWRWVFFINFPLAAAVIAISMWRIPETNSTAARRVDWAGALLATVGLGGVVFGFIESTDLGWGNPLVFGTLIVAFGCLIGFAALEIGTAFPMVPLVLFKNPSFSGANLLTLFLYAALGIFFFLFPLNLIQIQKYSSTSAGAAILPLILLVFLLSRWSGGLVARYGARRPLIVGPLIVALGFVLFAIPAIAHSYWLMFFPPVVILGFGMAVTVAPLTTVVMNSADQEHVGTASGINNAIARVAGILAIAILGLVIVYAFRIRLNHALDHLALPPAILHDLRAHESRLAALEAPANLDPNIRAAINNSIRQAFVFGFRLVMLFCAGLSLGSAAVAWLMLPRAFMTRRVY